One stretch of Candidatus Poribacteria bacterium DNA includes these proteins:
- a CDS encoding nuclear transport factor 2 family protein: MMRNAHDTVKAYFDALVVGDAETLAAMMLPAAYYVKIGTDADEVVEGSAGITTYYQDHVASTEDFSIQFINLEVQERDDVAWFYTRQVWRLKWQGIPEEFVMRMTGVLEKTDESWKFAQIHASIGVSTTEEQL, translated from the coding sequence ATGATGCGGAATGCGCATGATACGGTAAAGGCGTATTTTGACGCACTTGTCGTTGGAGATGCTGAAACCCTCGCTGCAATGATGCTCCCCGCTGCCTACTACGTCAAGATCGGTACCGATGCTGACGAGGTTGTTGAGGGGAGCGCGGGCATCACGACGTATTATCAGGACCATGTCGCGAGCACAGAGGATTTCAGCATTCAGTTTATCAACCTTGAGGTACAGGAACGGGACGATGTCGCGTGGTTCTACACACGTCAGGTCTGGCGACTCAAGTGGCAGGGCATACCAGAGGAATTCGTGATGCGGATGACAGGGGTCTTAGAAAAAACCGACGAGTCGTGGAAATTTGCGCAGATCCACGCCTCGATTGGTGTATCAACAACGGAGGAGCAATTGTGA
- a CDS encoding iron-containing redox enzyme family protein, translating to MDFKQTLDSKIADYNLLNHPFYQAWSAGELPVEALRSYAREYGAFISMMPEGWETLNDAEIAAEETEHIDLWADFAAGLDTTVTEAQIPQVKALMETADELFSEPTTALGALYAFEAQQPATAQSKLAGLKAFYQLPKSVEPYFETHSHNEHEAEKLLAYIGTLPSDSYATVVQACEKMSAALWDALTGIHDAECA from the coding sequence ATGGATTTCAAACAAACGTTAGACAGCAAAATTGCAGATTATAACTTACTCAATCATCCCTTTTACCAAGCGTGGAGTGCTGGCGAGCTGCCAGTCGAAGCCCTACGATCCTATGCGCGTGAATATGGGGCTTTTATTTCCATGATGCCAGAGGGTTGGGAGACCCTCAATGATGCCGAAATCGCAGCGGAAGAGACGGAGCACATCGACTTGTGGGCTGACTTCGCAGCTGGACTTGACACCACTGTTACCGAAGCACAAATTCCGCAAGTGAAAGCACTGATGGAAACAGCAGATGAACTCTTTTCGGAACCTACGACTGCCCTCGGCGCGCTCTATGCATTTGAAGCACAGCAACCAGCAACTGCCCAATCGAAACTCGCGGGTTTAAAGGCATTCTACCAGCTCCCGAAATCGGTAGAGCCTTACTTTGAAACGCATTCACACAATGAGCATGAAGCGGAGAAGCTGCTTGCGTACATCGGCACGTTGCCATCGGATTCATACGCCACTGTTGTACAGGCGTGTGAGAAAATGAGTGCTGCCTTGTGGGATGCGCTCACAGGAATTCATGATGCGGAATGCGCATGA
- a CDS encoding phytanoyl-CoA dioxygenase family protein, translated as MTEEQKFIFDLKGYLLIPEVLVPSEIAALKTQIETIRTDPESLPPHERQFPGGTASFLIDHPVVLDILHEILGEVRMESSWFTYRTVGNGGPPPHGGVRNVNPNFNYQCREGKIYSALTRVVFELNEVKTGEGGTLFLPGSHKANFQIPEAHRQTDSPLFETYSCPPGSVIIFTENLCHSGVAWQNPDRPRIAIFNCYNFVGCQFHKPSVPKHVIEGLPPEKQTYFRNVWVWHQGGPDNGKNLRYEG; from the coding sequence ATGACAGAAGAACAGAAATTCATCTTCGACCTCAAAGGCTACCTGTTAATTCCTGAAGTTTTAGTGCCTTCAGAGATTGCGGCACTGAAAACGCAAATTGAGACGATCCGAACAGATCCCGAATCTTTACCACCACATGAACGGCAATTTCCAGGCGGGACTGCTTCGTTTTTAATTGATCATCCCGTTGTACTTGACATTCTCCATGAAATTCTGGGAGAAGTTCGGATGGAATCCAGCTGGTTCACCTATCGCACCGTAGGAAACGGCGGCCCCCCACCACACGGTGGTGTGCGAAATGTGAATCCCAATTTCAATTACCAGTGTCGAGAGGGGAAAATATACTCTGCACTGACGCGAGTTGTCTTTGAACTGAACGAGGTCAAGACTGGCGAAGGTGGCACGTTATTCTTGCCGGGAAGCCATAAAGCAAATTTCCAAATTCCTGAAGCACATCGGCAGACAGATTCACCGCTCTTTGAAACGTACAGTTGTCCGCCAGGCTCGGTCATCATTTTTACAGAAAATCTTTGTCATTCCGGAGTTGCGTGGCAGAATCCAGATCGACCACGGATAGCTATCTTCAATTGTTATAATTTCGTTGGGTGTCAGTTTCATAAGCCGTCCGTACCGAAGCATGTGATTGAAGGATTGCCTCCTGAGAAACAGACATACTTTCGTAATGTCTGGGTTTGGCATCAAGGGGGTCCCGACAACGGGAAAAATTTGCGTTACGAGGGCTAA